The proteins below come from a single Streptomyces sp. B3I8 genomic window:
- a CDS encoding WhiB family transcriptional regulator, translated as MDWRHNAVCREEDPELFFPIGNTGPALLQIEEAKAVCRRCPVMDQCLQWALESGQDSGVWGGLSEDERRAMKRRAARNRARQASA; from the coding sequence ATGGACTGGCGTCACAACGCCGTTTGCCGCGAGGAAGACCCCGAGCTGTTCTTCCCCATCGGCAACACCGGTCCTGCGCTGCTGCAGATCGAGGAAGCCAAGGCCGTTTGCCGGCGCTGCCCCGTGATGGATCAGTGTCTGCAGTGGGCGCTCGAGTCCGGCCAGGACTCCGGCGTCTGGGGTGGTCTCAGCGAGGACGAGCGCCGTGCCATGAAGCGCCGCGCCGCCCGCAACCGGGCCCGTCAGGCTTCCGCCTGA